TTATGGGAGTCCGGACGGCCAGCGCGGCTGTAAGCAGTCCCAGAATGATGAACAGCCGGACAATTTTTTCCTTGGCGGACAAGTCGTCCACGATGACATACTTGGTCACGAAACTCAGACTGGCGGGCAGCCCCAAAGCCAGACTGAATTTCAGCACACCGCATCCGATGGACGCCAGGATCAGGCGCCAATAGGGGGTCGAATACCTCAAATACCGCCAAAACGTCGTCTTCCACATGGGAAAAGTATAGCATGTTCACGACCGAAATGGCTCAAACCGATACATCCGCAGACGGCGCGAATGATTGCGGATGTTGGGACCGGCAGGTTCGTGCGTGTGCTCGTACTCGAAATCGCAATCGAATCCCCGAAACCCGTTGAATGAGTAATGTAGCAAGATAACAATTCTATCATAATATTTTACTGCTAGTTACAACGCATTCAACCGGCAAGGACAAGTCTCTCCGGTCAACTACAATTACGATGTCGAGCACAAGCACGAATAGAAACTGGGTTATGGGTACGACCCGCGTCAGGATAATGGGCGGAGATCCTTCCCTCTTTCTGCTTTGCCTGTTTCTCCCTTTCTGTGATCATCTGCTTCATCCGCGGATTATTGTTCTGAAAAGTCAATTTATTTCCTCGTCATGGTAGAGATGGCAGGCAACGCGATGTTCGGGTCCGACGGATCGCGGGTGAGGCGGATTGCCCGCATCACACACCCCCCGGATCGCCTGCGCGCAACGCGGATGAAAGGCGCAGCCCGCCGGAATCGTGAACGGATCCGGCAGCGAACCCGGAATGGACGACAACCGCGAGGCGTTTCCCCTGCCAATACGTGGAATCGAGGCGAGCAGCCCCTTGGTGTACGGGTGCAAGGGATTGTCGAAGATGCCATCCACCGGCGCCTGTTCGACGATGCGCCCCAAGTACATGACCGCGACCTCGTCCGCGGTTTCGGCAATGACGCCGAGGTCGTGGGTTATCATCATCACGGCCATGCCCAGTTCCTGTTGCAAACGGCCAATCAGGTCAAGAATTTGCGCTTGAATGGTCACGTCGAGGGCTGTCGTCGGCTCGTCGGCAATCAGCAGTCGCGGTCGGCATGACAATGCCATGGCAATCATGCATCGTTGGCGCAGACCGCCGGACAACTCGTGCGGATAGGCATCCACACGGCGCTCGGCCATCGGAATACCGGCCAAACGCAGCATTTCTACCGCGCGATCACGCGCTTCCGCCTTGGAGACCGGTTGATGTAGACGGATTCCTTCCATAATCTGATTGCCGACGGTGTGGACAGGCGAGAGCGAGGTCATCGGTTCCTGGAAAATCATCGCGATTTCCGCTCCGCGGATTTTCCGCATCGCGCGGCTCGATGGCGGCAATTGGGCGAGATCGATCGGCGATCCGGCGCCGTTACGCGGCGCAAGCATGATGCGGCCCGCCGTGATGCGTCCACGCGGAGGCAAAATGCCGAGTATCGCCCGCGCCATGATGCTCTTTCCGCAGCCACTCTCGCCGACGATACCCATCGTCCGTTGCGCCGGCAATGCGAGATTGATCCCGTTGACCGCGCGAATCGTCCCTTCCTTCAGGTCAAACCGCACATCGAGGCCACGAATATCAATCAGGCTTTCCATTGTTCATACCGTCACAACAAGGCCTGAAATGCGTCCTGGTAGGCATCCAGATTCCCGTAATCCCGGCGCGCAATCGGCGTGGTTTCGATATCGAATTCGCTGCCAATGGATTCGAGCGACAGGCCTTCGGCGCACATCCAGCCGGTCAGGGCCGCGCCGAACGAGGTCCCTTCCTGGACGTTCGTCAAAACGAATCGTTGTTCGGGGCAGAGCGTGGCAAGCAATTCGCAATACGCCGTATTTTTTGCAAAACCGCCCTCGATGAAAATGGTTGTACCGGGCTTGACGGCGCACCACGACAGCATTTTGCGTGTGGCCAGCGCAAGGCTCAGATTCAATGCGGCATAGTATGCTTGGCCGAGCGGCGTCATGGGCTTGTCCGGCGCGGCCTTGAGCATTTCGATCGGATGTTCCTGGCTGCCGTTGACCACACGCGGTTTCGCGCCGGGAAAGGCGCTGGCGTCGGGCAACACGCCGGGAATCACAAACAACCGTTTTTCCGCCACGACGCGGCGCACGTCGTCCACGCTGGTCCGATCGGCATGGTCCGTAAATGCCCTGAACGTGTCGTATTCCATGCCGGCGGGAAAAATGCACGTTCGCACTGGCCGCCCGAAGACGTCCATGTTGAACAGGACTTTTGCGCGGATTTCGTCGTCCGACAACTCGGCCGTTGGCGAGGGCCGCATCAGCACGCACCAGGTTCCGGTCGAGTTCAACAGGAAATCGTCGTAGCCTCGGGCAAGATAGGGCAGATAATTGGCGTTCGAGTCGTGAATACCGAAGGTGACTTTGCAATCCGCCGGTATTCCGCAATCCGCCGCCCACTCCGGTTTCACGATACCCAGACAATCCCACGCCTGGCCGAATGTTTTGGGGAAAAGGACATCGGCGCCGAGTTTCAAGGCGACATCGCTCCAGGCGTTTCGGGTGAAATCCCACAGATAGCAATGATTGCCCGCGTAGGTCGGCTCCATGCCATACGCGCCGGTCAATTCATGGCCAAGATACCCCGTAAAGAAAAGGGCGTGCCGTGCGGTTGCCCATGCGTCCGGCCGTCTCGTTTTAAGATAATAGAGCACTTTCGCCATGTTCGCGAATCCGACGTCGGGCGTGCCCGTCACGCGGTGCAGCGCCTCGCGGCTGCCGAACTCCGCGTAGAAGGCCTCCTGCACTTCCGAACCCTTTGCGGCGCTGTACGACACAATCGGATGCGCGAGGCGCCCTTCGCCGTCAAGCAAGGCAACCGTCGCGCCGTGCGTTGTAATGGCGATGGCCCGGATCTCGGCCAGTCCGGCCAAGCGCTTCAGGGCATCGCGGAACCACGCCAGCAAGGTATCGGTGTCGTCCACTTCCAGGCCGTCTATTTCCCGTGGTGGCACTTGGCGGCGATCCTCGCCGAGGATATGGAGTTGGCGGTCGTACAGACTCGCCTTTTTGTTCGTTTTACCGACGTCCAATACCGCTACCGCGTTGGGCTTCATTCACGATTCCTCCCCATGGTCGTGTTATGACGGCGCCTGTTCCTGCGCCGGTTGTTCTTCAATTTCCTCGACGGGTGTAAGTTTCAACAATCGTGTATCCCCTGTTTTAAGCGGAATGGCAACCGATTGTTTACGGGGCCATCCGATATCCGGGGACAGCAGATCTTGAATATCGCAGGTCCGGTCGAGATCGAGTAGGCGTTCGCCGCTTTCCTTGGCATGAATGGCCACCAGATTGGGCGCGAAACGGGCCGCATCGAGAAACCGCAACGATCCCGGCTGAAAATAGAGAGGCAACTCGAGTATGCACAGGATCTCACGAAGCATGGCTGTGGAAAGGCCGGGTTCCGCGCAAAAAATGGACGACCACCCCTCCGGAAAGAATCGAACGGCGATGCTGGCCTTGCCCGATGCGCGGTATTTCGCGAGCGCATCCGCCGATGGATCGTCAATGTAGAAAAGCGGCGACCAATCGAGATCCGCGCCAAACGGCTCATCCTTGTTGATCCATCGTCCGGGCAAGAGGGCTTGCGATCCGCTACGCGCTGGACCCTCGAACATTTTGGCTTGTATACGCACCGTCGCCGAAATATTCTCCACCAAGGCCGTTTGGGCGATATAACCGGGCGCGTACAGCCAAATCGCGGCGGCCTTGTTTCGTTCAAGAAGCCGGTGCAATCGCTCGCGGGGGTCCGCATCGAGTTTGAAGGTGTTCAGAAACAGGTAAACATTCGCCGGCGGCGCATGATCGTCCAAGACATCCGAAAGCAAATAATAACGGGCGGGAATGCCGGCGCGGGCGGCGCTGTCGCGGACCTGGCACAGCAAAACTTCGACGTTTTCACGTGCGCCGTGCATATAAAAGCGGCTGTTTTCATCGGCAACGACCGCCAGTAGCGGCTTCGGGAGATCACCCGCCGCGGAATCCGCCTGAATCTGTTGATAAATGGCCTTCATTTTGGCTAAACGCGACCACATTTCGGCATCGTGCAGCCATCCATCCCCTTCGGGGTCCGCCCATGACAAACCTACCCCGTGAATGAGGGCGGTGGTAAAATTGCGTTGCTGAACGGCATAGACGTCTTCGGCGCGCAGATTTTTGGGCCGGGATACTTCGCCCGTCGCCGGATCATAAACCAACCCCGTGCGCGTGTCGTCGAGTAAAATCCATTCCTTGCCATGCAGGCGGGCGCTGTCGGCGGGTCCCATCAATCCGCCCACACCGCCCACGCCGCGGTCAATATACGAAACCGGGCTTATGAATCCGTCTATATCGCCGCGCAGGAGTTTGCCCAGCGCAAAGTGCCCCGAGGCGCTGTCGGTCATTTCGAACGTGTATCCATACGGCGCATAGACCTTGCAGTCCGAACCAGCCAGTTTCTTGACGTGGGCGGCCAGTTCGAGAATGACTTCGGCTGTAATCTCCGAAGTGTAGCGTAAAAAATCCGCGCGCGCCTGCATTTCGCCGACGTCCCAAAACAGGGGACAGATGGCCGGAGAATCGGGCATATCGGGAATGGGCGCCGTGTCGAATGCGGCATTGGCCGCGCCCCACGCCTGCTGAAGGGCGGCCGGTTCCTTGTAAAATGTCTGCAGCCATGATCGGAATCCGCGAACGTTGGCGGGCGACATGTCGTAAATGGAACCGTGGTTCCATCCGCCCTCTTCGAGTCCGCCCATGACATACCCAAGAATGCGTTCCTTTTGCTGCGACGCCTTGACGCCGGTGATAAAACCTTCCAGCGCCGCGCACACGTCCCGCCGCCATGTGGACGAGGCCAGCGATACGGAGACCGGCTCCTGACCAGGCTTCTGTACGATTTCATCCGGATGGGCCAATATCCAGGCGGGAGGCGGATCCACGCGGACATAGAGCATGATGGATGCTTCGGGGTCGGCCTGGCACACCCATGCGATGGGATCGAGAAAAATGTCCGCATCCCCTTCCCAAGGCAAAGGCACATCCACCATGAATTGATGAACGCCGGCCTTGGCGGCCATTCCGATCTCGGCAAGCGCGACACTCTGCCCCGCGCCCGATGGAATATGGATGGAACAATAGACGGGCGGAGGCGGAAGCGCCGAGGTTTCGGATTGCCGCTGCGCCTGTTCCGGCTGCGCCGGTTGCATGGGCCGGTCTTCCGGAAAACGGACTGATTTTTCCCCAAGCCACAAGCCGGCATAGATGGCCGCGCCAATCAGCAGAGCAATCCCCGCGAGGCGCGCATAAATGCCCCAACCGCTACCGCGACCGTGCGCCAACATAATCAGCCATCATGCGCAACGCATCGGCGCGCGCACCCCAGCGATCGAGCGCGCCCAACGCCGACGCGACAAGCTGCTCGACCCGGTTTCGGGCGCCTTCCGCGCCCAGTTGCGACACAAAAGTATCCTTGCCCACGTCCTCCAAACCATTCATGGCATCAAGCAGATCGTCGGTGATTTGAAACGCCAAGCCCAAGTTGCGGGCATAGGATTCCAAGGCTTCCAATCCGGCGGATTCCATGCCGGCCAGCAAGGCGGGCGCTTGGGTGGCGGCCACAAAGAGCGCGGCCGATTTTCCCTGATGCGCTTCCTCGATGGCGTCAATGGAAATTCCGTTGCCCGTCAAGGCCAAATCGGCGTGCTGGCCCGCGACAAGGCCCGAGGTTCCCATGGCCGCCGCCAGACAGGCCATCACATCCGAATTGCCTGCACGGGCGGACAATTCATACGCCTTCGCAATCAATCCCATGACGGCCAACAGAGCCGTCGCCTCCCCGAACGCCACATGCACGCACGGATTACCGCGCCGTTCC
The sequence above is drawn from the Candidatus Hydrogenedentota bacterium genome and encodes:
- a CDS encoding FGGY family carbohydrate kinase, with the protein product MKPNAVAVLDVGKTNKKASLYDRQLHILGEDRRQVPPREIDGLEVDDTDTLLAWFRDALKRLAGLAEIRAIAITTHGATVALLDGEGRLAHPIVSYSAAKGSEVQEAFYAEFGSREALHRVTGTPDVGFANMAKVLYYLKTRRPDAWATARHALFFTGYLGHELTGAYGMEPTYAGNHCYLWDFTRNAWSDVALKLGADVLFPKTFGQAWDCLGIVKPEWAADCGIPADCKVTFGIHDSNANYLPYLARGYDDFLLNSTGTWCVLMRPSPTAELSDDEIRAKVLFNMDVFGRPVRTCIFPAGMEYDTFRAFTDHADRTSVDDVRRVVAEKRLFVIPGVLPDASAFPGAKPRVVNGSQEHPIEMLKAAPDKPMTPLGQAYYAALNLSLALATRKMLSWCAVKPGTTIFIEGGFAKNTAYCELLATLCPEQRFVLTNVQEGTSFGAALTGWMCAEGLSLESIGSEFDIETTPIARRDYGNLDAYQDAFQALL
- a CDS encoding ABC transporter ATP-binding protein, translating into MESLIDIRGLDVRFDLKEGTIRAVNGINLALPAQRTMGIVGESGCGKSIMARAILGILPPRGRITAGRIMLAPRNGAGSPIDLAQLPPSSRAMRKIRGAEIAMIFQEPMTSLSPVHTVGNQIMEGIRLHQPVSKAEARDRAVEMLRLAGIPMAERRVDAYPHELSGGLRQRCMIAMALSCRPRLLIADEPTTALDVTIQAQILDLIGRLQQELGMAVMMITHDLGVIAETADEVAVMYLGRIVEQAPVDGIFDNPLHPYTKGLLASIPRIGRGNASRLSSIPGSLPDPFTIPAGCAFHPRCAQAIRGVCDAGNPPHPRSVGPEHRVACHLYHDEEIN
- a CDS encoding polyprenyl synthetase family protein, which encodes MLIDKALDQVLPPVTRAPQSVHAAMRHAVLGSGKRLRPILSMATSELVELPLERAMPCACAVELIHNASLILDDLPCMDNATERRGNPCVHVAFGEATALLAVMGLIAKAYELSARAGNSDVMACLAAAMGTSGLVAGQHADLALTGNGISIDAIEEAHQGKSAALFVAATQAPALLAGMESAGLEALESYARNLGLAFQITDDLLDAMNGLEDVGKDTFVSQLGAEGARNRVEQLVASALGALDRWGARADALRMMADYVGARSR